In Lampris incognitus isolate fLamInc1 chromosome 20, fLamInc1.hap2, whole genome shotgun sequence, one genomic interval encodes:
- the zbtb4 gene encoding uncharacterized protein zbtb4 codes for MVSGGKVWDPLCAGLLQSHLSEQHQTTRLLPFCNLTTIATEDTTYHLSQRSPPLSSLPPVVAAHDTLHPVQPPSSGLLLSSHLPEDSHLSCCGCSGAQGLHKPNRCFGVAGQPEAEQEVVAETEQLEMKGKSRQGGRGEAMMEDRLEDIADGPKNAKITLSFPLSAGPLPASLTSPSQRHSSSSSSPSPHRRRPSSSGSRGSDEGSLWKLDATMDVKHRPFKPPRHEHSPPSSSPSSSSSPMTVSALIRKDIKSPPPLKCAKVNPDTPFNRFAPRSSSGSVGGCYTGDGWEERPRAANGTASPSQTAQILFNLGTSAYQGQRGADPDRKERLTGRPGVKLGSPHRPNLHPPTLHLPPPLPPPPPPPSEALTAPPHPSILSPADGLKPELICGVCHRLFSSASSLTVHMRLHRGSRALSCRYCGKTFIHSKRLQSHEACCRAPSMPSTSLGPPSLSVQPKEEPLEEGEVRVEGGVIVGTEGAIDSSKARPGKKARSLLARIQGNDAAATELLGGDENHFVKVVDGNIIYFCSVCERSYMTLSSLKRHSNVHSWRRKYPCHFCDKVFALAEYRTKHEVWHTGERRYQCIFCWDAFATYYNLKTHQKTIHGINPSLISSEKTANGGYKQKVNALKLYRLLPMRSQKRPYKTYSDGVPNGLLLPPTEPPHLPLPLGLDCTLSAGDLKSLISGAHPKSVKPDPDAFSDGFSVSMDIEHKDHPTLTPLPQRDMHQVGKYDREAPDVEQGRGSGSFKLSGNSKNKTPKIGRGTETSVSSVITYGHAKPSVIVHGTAVSSSVIVHSNQVTSENGKSRLSSPSPETNDSQMSHRACPRSIRKQSINTESHRKRSRDSSDNTEEGSKGRHETETGRSFSKSHKSHSKGDISSGKQLSAFVGSQVKGAGPLCQITVRIGEEAIVKRSISETDLRRDKSHSPPKIKRSEVASLREAKEPRHTHHHHKRRANRSASLGAEEERKGEGGRGGGREGEVRRKISKSPSEVREYYFRQEVRERGESDHDAEDNLWRPYYSYKPKRKAQAHLQRAKKWQRKLQYKRSLRLKRRAERLTNPETKETEKAPDKEEDEKMSEADGEEVERIKEEVVEAEKMSKGSTEKDGEIKEYSSFPLKHKNKQVKRQIEGACPDVSPPPMCSPEPPLSTSVTPMGIKRRPWTNGNAAECGTCGRWFSSPRKRDKHELSHLLEFVCLFCHATFPSREKLEDHQRAQHPKPTEAFPSSLKVGLSERGEGGGVRTSVEEARPEEVREGGAGSLLRNNSSPCRLSRRALARHTCPQCHKVCKTSSALNRHVRRHELSSSPEREKEEAQSGPKAAEAMVSTVSKELETDKEQAPTAQSVSVISFSTPDLPSGCEYLESQPHQNHQDKVRDEQQLSESCDKPELSEVKSHTPAREPSPQIIKPPLESPVNLKPTKPEFTPPMPSTPSTVQSVLVMNGSECLDYRTPRKKNGEGQIHRVPSPVRVRATANPSPNTPVISQARLTTVAPPVSVMTPPTQEVGFMKREGVIMDRERQGGNGVFLQAGYEGPPLTEDLRVPSLSRSSSPAEAQDLTMSSILARERELEMQREKERERERELERGRERERERAQQMSRVARPPQDRVALLVPKEEPLSPAPSPQHIPNKTTINGLPSPRNTPKSPCPPPTAVDLLAQVSRQAQHPSQGLDKLTLPMGAAAAGDRPSAQALLLPRAPPLPDPECQDTTSSTDSQRGAAAPVGYPVQDFPLPLIVPGGYRSAKKQEENLLMSSYPAGALPFGPLGKVIVPNGGDLAKLPFYPDHYQLLYGPQLLAYPYNLAALPVALNMMAPGGDKVEPLPFLPAIFNYAAAAGPYMGAAPHPLVANPSLYSSGSGSSKKQRDGSANKP; via the coding sequence ATGGTGTCCGGTGGGAAGGTGTGGGACCCCCTCTGTGCGGGCCTCCTTCAGTCACATCTGAGCGAGCAGCACCAGACGACCAGGCTCCTGCCCTTCTGCAACCTCACGACCATCGCAACTGAGGACACCACATACCACCTGAGTCAGCGCTCGCCACCTCTGTCTTCCCTGCCACCGGTGGTGGCAGCTCACGACACCCTTCACCCAGTGCAGCCCCCCTCTTCCGGCTTACTACTTTCATCCCACCTGCCCGAGGATTCCCACCTCAGCTGCTGTGGCTGCAGCGGGGCCCAAGGACTTCACAAACCAAACCGTTGTTTTGGAGTAGCTGGTCAGCCTGAAGCAGAGCAGGAGGTGGTAGCGGAGACAGAGCAGCTGGAGATGAAGGGTAAAAGCAGGCAGGGAGGCCGGGGAGAGGCCATGATGGAGGACCGGCTGGAAGATATTGCCGACGGGCCTAAGAATGCTAAAATTACACTCAGTTTCCCTCTCAGCGCTGGCCCCCTGCCCGCCTCCCTGACATCTCCCAGCCAACGTCACAGCTCCTCCTCATCTTCCCCCTCGCCCCACCGACGACGGCCCTCCTCATCTGGCTCCAGAGGCTCAGATGAGGGCTCCCTGTGGAAACTGGACGCTACCATGGATGTAAAACACAGACCATTCAAGCCCCCCAGGCATGAGCActcacctccctcctcctctccctcctcctcctcctctccgatgACTGTTAGTGCGCTTATCAGGAAGGATATCAAAAGCCCCCCTCCTCTGAAGTGCGCCAAGGTCAACCCAGACACTCCGTTTAACAGGTTTGCCCCCAGGTCTTCCAGTGGGTCTGTTGGGGGCTGTTACACAGGAGATGGGTGGGAGGAGAGACCGAGGGCGGCAAATGGTACGGCTTCCCCATCTCAGACAGCTCAGATACTCTTTAACCTGGGCACATCAGCCTATCAGGGCCAGCGAGGGGCAGACCCAGACAGGAAGGAGAGATTAACAGGAAGACCAGGTGTGAAGCTGGGAAGCCCTCACAGACCAAATCTTCACCCACCCACCCTTCACCTCCCTCCCCCactaccacctcctcctcctcccccttctgAGGCTCTCACGGCCCCGCCCCACCCCTCCATCCTCTCCCCTGCTGACGGCCTGAAGCCGGAGCTGATCTGCGGGGTGTGCCACCGCCTCTTCAGCTCCGCCTCCTCGCTGACAGTGCACATGAGACTGCATCGCGGCAGCCGAGCCCTCAGCTGCCGCTACTGTGGTAAGACCTTCATTCACAGTAAGAGACTGCAGTCCCATGAGGCCTGCTGCAGGGCCCCCAGTATGCCCTCCACCAGCTTGggccctccctcactctctgtccAGCCCAAGGAAGAGCCGCTAGAGGAGGGTGAGGTGAGAGTGGAGGGGGGGGTGATTGTGGGAACAGAGGGAGCTATAGACAGCAGCAAGGCACGGCCAGGAAAGAAAGCGCGGAGCCTCCTGGCACGTATCcaaggcaatgatgcagcagccACTGAGCTGCTAGGAGGTGATGAGAACCATTTTGTGAAGGTGGTAGACGGCAATATCATTTACTTCTGCTCGGTGTGCGAGCGGTCTTATATGACCTTGTCCAGCCTCAAGCGTCACTCCAACGTACACTCCTGGCGTCGCAAGTACCCCTGTCATTTTTGCGATAAAGTCTTTGCCCTGGCTGAGTACCGCACCAAGCATGAGGTGTGGCACACAGGGGAGCGGCGCTACCAGTGCATCTTCTGCTGGGATGCCTTTGCCACCTACTACAACCTGAAAACACACCAGAAAACCATCCATGGCATTAACCCCAGCCTCATCTCCAGTGAAAAGACTGCAAATGGGGGCTACAAACAGAAAGTGAATGCCCTCAAGCTCTACCGCCTTCTCCCCATGCGCTCCCAGAAGAGACCTTACAAGACATATAGTGACGGTGTGCCTAATGGCCTACTTTTGCCCCCAACTGAGCCGCCCCATCTCCCCCTGCCTCTGGGCCTGGATTGTACCCTCAGTGCCGGAGATCTAAAGAGTCTCATCAGTGGGGCTCACCCCAAAAGTGTGAAGCCTGACCCAGATGCTTTCTCTGATGGCTTCTCTGTTTCTATGGATATAGAGCACAAAGACCACCCTACACTTACGCCCCTCCCCCAAAGAGACATGCACCAAGTGGGAAAATATGATAGGGAGGCCCCAGATGTAGAGCAGGGGAGAGGTAGTGGCAGCTTCAAATTGTCTGGAAACAGCAAAAATAAAACTCCTAAGATTGGTAGAGGCACAGAAACAAGCGTATCGTCTGTAATAACATACGGCCACGCAAAACCCTCTGTCATAGTCCATGGAACAGCAGTGTCATCATCCGTCATCGTCCACAGCAACCAGGTCACATCTGAGAATGGCAAAAGTAGACTGAGCAGCCCCTCCCCTGAAACTAACGACAGTCAGATGTCCCACAGGGCCTGTCCCAGGTCAATTAGAAAGCAAAGTATCAACACAGAGAGCCATAGAAAGAGGTCTAGAGACAGCTCAGACAAcacagaggagggttcaaaaggtagacatgagacagagacaggcagatccTTCAGCAAGTCACACAAGTCCCACAGCAAAGGTGACATCTCCTCTGGCAAGCAGTTGTCAGCCTTTGTAGGGTCACAGGTCAAAGGGGCAGGGCCACTGTGCCAGATCACTGTGCGCATTGGTGAGGAGGCCATCGTCAAGCGCAGTATCTCCGAGACCGACCTCAGGAGAGACAAGAGCCATTCTCCTCCCAAAATCAAACGGAGTGAAGTGGCATCTTTACGGGAAGCCAAGGAGCCGAGGCACACCCACCATCACCACAAACGCCGTGCTAACCGGAGCGCTAGCTTAGGAGCCgaggaggagagaaagggggaagggggaaggggtGGTGGTCGAGAGGGGGAGGTAAGGAGAAAGATTTCCAAATCTCCCAGTGAAGTAAGGGAGTACTACTTCCGCCAGGAGGTGCGCGAGCGAGGGGAGAGTGACCATGATGCAGAGGACAATTTATGGCGGCCATACTACTCCTATAAACCTAAAAGGAAGGCCCAAGCACATCTCCAGAGGGCAAAGAAATGGCAGAGAAAGCTGCAGTACAAACGCTCCCTACGGTTAAAGAGGAGGGCAGAAAGGCTTACAAACCCTGAGaccaaagagacagagaaagcaccAGATAAGGAAGAAGATGAAAAGATGAGTGAGGCAGATGGTGAAGAGGTGGAACGTATTAAAGAGGAGGTAGTGGAGGCTGAAAAAATGTCAAAAGGCAGCACAGAGAAAGATGGGGAAATAAAAGAATATTCCTCATTTCCcttaaaacacaaaaacaaacaagtgaAGAGACAGATTGAGGGGGCCTGTCCAGACGTCTCTCCCCCTCCTATGTGCTCTCCAGAGCCTCCACTCTCTACCTCAGTCACTCCTATGGGCATAAAGCGGCGGCCCTGGACCAATGGTAACGCAGCAGAGTGCGGTACCTGTGGCCGCTGGTTCTCCAGCCCCAGAAAACGAGACAAACATGAACTTAGCCACCTGCTGGAGTTTGTTTGCCTCTTTTGCCATGCAACGTTCCCCTCAAGGGAAAAGCTGGAAGATCACCAGAGAGCCCAGCATCCAAAGCCTACAGAGGCCTTCCCCTCATCACTTAAAGTTGGACTTAGTGAAAGAGGGGAAGGGGGCGGAGTCAGAACATCAGTAGAGGAGGCAAGGCCGGAGGAGGTAAGAGAGGGAGGGGCAGGCTCACTTTTAAGGAATAATTCCAGTCCATGTCGCCTAAGCAGGAGAGCATTAGCTAGACACACCTGTCCACAGTGTCATAAAGTTTGTAAGACGTCCTCGGCGCTAAACCGCCATGTCCGACGCCACGAGTTGAGCAGCtccccagagagagagaaagaggaagcacAATCAGGGCCAAAAGCAGCGGAGGCgatggttagcactgttagcaAAGAGCTAGAGACTGACAAAGAACAGGCTCCAACTGCTCAGTCTGTTTCAGTCATCAGTTTTTCCACCCCAGACCTACCCAGTGGTTGTGAGTATTTGGAATCTCAGCCACATCAAAACCACCAGGACAAAGTAAGAGATGAGCAGCAGTTGTCAGAATCCTGTGACAAACCTGAACTGAGTGAGGTCAAATCTCACACTCCTGCAAGAGAACCGAGCCCGCAGATTATAAAGCCTCCATTAGAAAGCCCGGTTAACCTCAAACCCACCAAACCTGAATTCACGCCTCCCATGCCCTCCACTCCCTCCACAGTCCAGAGCGTTCTGGTCATGAATGGATCTGAATGTCTGGACTACCGCACTCCAAGGAAGAAGAATGGAGAAGGTCAGATCCACAGAGTACCCAGCCCAGTGCGTGTCAGGGCAACCGCCAACCCATCTCCAAATACACCTGTGATATCACAGGCCAGACTTACCACTGTTGCTCCTCCTGTTTCCGTTATGACACCTCCCACCCAGGAGGTGGGATTCATGAAACGGGAAGGGGTCATtatggacagagagaggcagggagggaaTGGTGTGTTTCTCCAAGCTGGCTATGAGGGGCCCCCTTTGACTGAGGATCTCAGAGTCCCGTCACTGTCCAGAAGCTCCTCTCCCGCTGAAGCACAAGACCTGACCATGTCCTCGATACTAGCCCGAGAGAGGGAGctggagatgcagagagagaaagaaagggagagagagagagaactagaaagaggaagagaaagggagagagaaagggcccAGCAAATGAGTCGGGTGGCCCGACCGCCACAGGACAGGGTAGCTCTCTTGGTCCCTAAAGAGGAGCCACTGAGCCCTGCACCGTCCCCCCAGCACATCCCCAATAAAACCACTATCAATGGACTCCCCTCACCCAGGAATACTCCCAAGTCACCTTGCCCACCCCCCACAGCTGTAGACCTCTTAGCTCAAGTCAGTCGCCAAGCCCAGCACCCCTCGCAAGGCCTCGACAAGCTCACACTGCCCATGGGAGCAGCTGCTGCAGGTGATCGCCCTTCAGCCCAAGCCCTGCTTCTCCCCCGAGCACCACCACTGCCTGATCCTGAGTGCCAGGACACCACTTCTTCCACGGACTCCCAACGGGGGGCGGCCGCCCCAGTG